Genomic DNA from Ctenopharyngodon idella isolate HZGC_01 chromosome 1, HZGC01, whole genome shotgun sequence:
CTTCTTCTACAAGTTTTACGGAATTAAGagcatcaaattaaaaaaaaaattaaccaacAGCAAGTCTGTTTTTTACAGTAgcagtatgtcataatttctcacagaaattttttttttcccctcaaggGCCAAAGACGGTTTTCTTCTGGGCACCTGTTTTTAAATGGGTGAGATGAGAATTGTTTTCCCCTCAcagttgaaatattaaaaatacacaaatattaaaatacagcaCTCATCATCGCCTTTTACCATCTTCGGCTTTTACATGTTTGCAGTTCTATGGCTAAATTGTTGATTGTCTTGGCCTTGGAAGTTTGTGTTTTACTTGATTATAGAGAATGCTATGAAAATAACTAGTTATAGTAGGGAAttgttcatcatttactcacccacatgcaTTTTAACACccattctttcttctgtggaacgcATAAGTTCATAAAAGTAGCAGAATGTTGCTGCTCTTTCTATACAAAGAAACAGTGACCACCCCTGCCAAGCTAGATTTTAAGGTGTAACTTAAATTCCAGTCTTGTCCTTACACGAAACAATTTTATGGCTTCGTAAGATTCGGAATGTAGTGTGGAAGTCACATGGACTACTTTTGTGCTGCTTTTTCGAGCTTGAGCTTCCCCATCCTCATTCATTATATGGAAGAGAGCACCTAGAACATTCTGCTAAGCTTCTTATTTTGTGTCCCTTGGAAGAGCGGTTTGTAAAGACAAAAGGGTGATAAGGatgatttttgagtgaactttaGCTTTAAGTTAACAAATTGGCAGTGCACATTTTgcaatttgaaatgttgtaatgCTGCGGTAAATTCAGTCATATTATGAATTTCCTGCTGATCAAAGTTGCCAAGCTCACTGTTGTTTGCTCTTTCTTTCCTCATGCAGGGTTTAGTTGTCGCTGGATTTTCTGATTTGACCCGGCCACCAGAAAAGCTCAGTCTCTCTCAGTCCTGCGTCATTACAGCCACAGGTACTTGTTCAAGTGACATGACAGAGACTTGCTCAATGTTGTTTGATCAAGATTTATCAACATCAGTAgctgttgtcagtgtcctctagATTAGAATATCTCATCTAAAGCCTCATAGTAACCTGAGATGAGTTTGGCTGAAAATAGAACTTGAAACAAACCCAGGAAACTAAATATCTGAGCAGTAGATCTAATTTGACAGTCAAGAAAATATTCTCTCTGTGTTTGTATTTCTGACTCTGAGAGAGCATTTCTGAGGCAGCTAGTCTTTTCTCTTAGcatattagtttaaaaaaattgttcaaCTACGATTCAGTAGCTCAAGTGTGATCTTGGCCTAAGTTTTGACCTATATAAGTCTTCATTTAACAAGGCTAAGGCCTTAACCCACTTTACCCACACAAATTGTTGATTCTGCAATGAGGATTTTTATTTCAACACAGCGACTCTCTCTGGTTTCTTTCCAGGATTAATTTGGTCAAGGTACTGCTTGGTGATCATTCCCAAGAACTGGGCTCTGTTTGCTGTTAACTTCTTCCTGGGCATATGTGGAACCACCCAGCTCGTAAGAATATGGAGGTTAGTCATTACGAGTTCTGTTCTAAGGTCAGCTTTGTTTACTACCATCAATCAATACACACAAGAGACAAGCTTAGTCGTAAGGTTAAGCTGCAAAGACTTTGAGTTTAATGATTTGGAGTTCAACAAGCTAGTAACtgacataatatttttaaatgcattaaaactaactaaataaagtaAATCAGATCCCTTTTTCCCCCCAAAGTATTTATCTGACAGAAAATCGAGAATGATCTATTTGGAGTGGCAGCATCAAAagctacagtattttttttttttaagctaatATCAAGCTACCAAAATGTAGAAGAGTTACtacatagttttatttatttaaacttagttttatttatttaattttattcaccAACACTGACAGTTtgactcattttttttaattaaacctcAAATTACTTGTTACGTAATGTTTTCACActaaacacatacacaaaaacacttgTTTATCACACTTGCCTTGGGCCTACTACGTATTTAGTACCAATATTTACTTTTGCTGAGAGACATTGTGTATCAAAAGGGTGTTTTTCAATTCAGTCATTGTTTACTGGTTGATTCCATGTGATGAATTGTACAGTTTGAGGTTTAAAAGTTGCATAgaagtttttttaattatttaaaaaactaataaaattaaattaattattttataaataaatgtatttgtctaTATGTAAAGTAAATTTTgttatacttttattttcaaGTTAGTAAATGTActgatttcttcatttttaaaattgcacTACTATAataacacacatatattacaaaAACACTGCGGATTATCATGCATAGGTTATTATAGAATAGTCCAAGGATGGGCAACTCTGGCTCTTGAGGTCCACAATCCTACAGTATTTAGCTCCTTAATCGAACTCATCTGCCTGTAATTTTCATGTAATCTTGAGGACTTGTTTGATTTTTCAGTTGGATTTAAATAGGGATGGAACTAAACTATTCAGAACAGTGGACTTTGAGGCTCAGTGTTGCCTATGACTGGCATAGTAATT
This window encodes:
- the mpc2a gene encoding mitochondrial pyruvate carrier 2, producing the protein MTMSSSRLYLRLQSCRFYSGGMRATYHRTLDRIELMLPPKLRPLYNHPAGPKTVFFWAPVFKWGLVVAGFSDLTRPPEKLSLSQSCVITATGLIWSRYCLVIIPKNWALFAVNFFLGICGTTQLVRIWRYNQQLQEKGEEVQQT